One genomic region from Rosa rugosa chromosome 1, drRosRugo1.1, whole genome shotgun sequence encodes:
- the LOC133718114 gene encoding zinc-finger homeodomain protein 6: MEVRGQDKVLGMPTTFGFNPQNRNSSSSSKLSSPPALHHHVNNTLIFNHPQTLDPFYQAPPHHHHHHHHHQPQQSNPYKPSRDPDPIPIPNPDPNLSPAAVCTSPRATSGTPIASRASHSFKAAPSAPAPEPVTASKAVRYRECLKNHAASTGGHVLDGCGEFMPSGEEDSPGGLKCAACECHRSFHRKEIEGETQLVHVPNNYHVLNHHNKNSHSSRNASSAPVLSSLPPPPPVHHHHQYHHFPATSPSVAGSFPPGMMTFGGGGGAAESSSEDLNHIHMYEQSNQAGGSKKRFRTKFSQEQKDKMMEVAEKLGWRIQKHDEQEVQQLCSELGIRRQVFKVWMHNNKQAMKKKQL, translated from the coding sequence ATGGAGGTGAGAGGCCAAGATAAGGTTTTAGGGATGCCAACCACTTTCGGGTTCAATCCCCAAAATAgaaactcttcttcttcttccaagctCTCGTCTCCACCAGCTCTTCATCATCATGTTAACAACACATTAATCTTCAACCACCCCCAAACCCTAGACCCTTTTTATCAGGCTccacctcatcatcatcatcatcatcatcatcatcagcctCAGCAATCGAATCCATACAAACCCAGTAGAGATCCTGACCCAATCCCTATCCCAAACCCAGATCCAAACCTATCACCAGCTGCTGTCTGCACCAGCCCAAGAGCAACAAGCGGCACACCAATTGCAAGCCGAGCAAGCCACAGCTTCAAAGCAGCACCATCGGCACCGGCACCTGAGCCAGTTACAGCTTCGAAAGCAGTTAGATATCGAGAATGCTTGAAGAATCACGCAGCGAGCACCGGAGGTCATGTACTGGATGGCTGCGGAGAGTTCATGCCGAGCGGAGAGGAAGACAGCCCTGGAGGACTAAAATGTGCAGCGTGTGAGTGCCACAGGAGTTTCCACAGGAAAGAGATCGAGGGTGAAACCCAACTAGTACATGTACCCAATAATTACCATGTCCTTAACCACCACAACAAAAACAGCCACAGCAGCCGGAATGCATCATCAGCACCTGTTCTATCCTCACTCCCCCCACCACCTCctgttcatcatcatcatcagtacCATCATTTCCCAGCCACTAGTCCTTCCGTGGCGGGATCATTTCCTCCTGGGATGATGACTTTTGGAGGTGGCGGAGGGGCGGCCGAGTCATCTAGTGAGGATCTCAACCACATCCACATGTACGAGCAGTCAAATCAGGCCGGGGGTTCAAAGAAGCGGTTTCGGACAAAGTTCAGTCAAGAGCAGAAGGACAAGATGATGGAGGTGGCAGAAAAGTTGGGATGGAGGATCCAGAAGCACGATGAGCAAGAGGTGCAGCAGTTGTGTTCTGAATTGGGTATAAGGAGACAGGTTTTCAAGGTATGGATGCACAATAATAAACAAGCCATGAAGAAGAAGCAACTGTAA
- the LOC133727245 gene encoding DNA-3-methyladenine glycosylase 1, with protein MAKRSKPQTQISENPSTSSKIPFRPQQIRKLSTTTTKLTVQISSDLPKTLKPLTSQSEITLALNHLRSSDPQLAALIDSYSPPTFDSDRPPFQSLARSILYQQLATKAAQSIHARFVSLCGGESSILPETLLSLSAQNLRQIGVSGRKASYLHDLAEKFSDGTLSDSAILEMDDESLLTMLTVVKGIGAWSVHMFMIFSLKRPDVLPVGDLGVRKGVKLLYGLKELPKPLEMEEVCEKWRPYRSIGSWYMWRYMEAKGVL; from the coding sequence atggcAAAGCGATCCAAACCCCAAACCCAAATTTCTGAAAACCCCTCAACTTCCTCCAAAATCCCATTCCGACCCCAACAAATTCGAAAACTCTCCACCACCACTACCAAGCTCACCGTCCAAATTTCCTCTGATTtgcccaaaaccctaaaaccattAACCTCCCAATCCGAAATTACCCTCGCCCTAAACCACTTACGGAGCTCCGACCCGCAATTAGCGGCTCTGATCGACTCCTACAGCCCGCCGACGTTCGATTCCGACCGTCCACCGTTCCAATCACTCGCGCGAAGCATTCTGTACCAGCAACTCGCCACCAAAGCCGCCCAATCGATCCACGCCCGATTCGTCTCGCTCTGCGGCGGCGAGTCATCGATCCTCCCCGAAACTCTCCTCTCGCTTTCGGCCCAGAATCTCCGGCAAATCGGAGTTTCGGGCCGGAAAGCCTCTTATCTCCATGACCTGGCAGAGAAGTTCAGTGATGGGACTTTATCGGATTCGGCGATTCTCGAAATGGACGACGAGTCGTTGCTGACAATGCTGACGGTGGTGAAGGGAATTGGGGCTTGGTCGGTGCACATGTTTATGATCTTCTCGCTTAAACGACCTGACGTTCTGCCGGTGGGTGATCTTGGTGTGAGGAAAGGAGTGAAGCTGTTGTATGGTCTGAAGGAGTTGCCAAAGCCTTTGGAGATGGAGGAGGTGTGTGAGAAATGGAGGCCTTATAGGTCTATTGGGTCTTGGTACATGTGGAGGTATATGGAAGCCAAGGGGGTGTTGTAG
- the LOC133727246 gene encoding uncharacterized protein LOC133727246 — protein MVNLVALQQPLLHGLMKMAGVKPYTVEIEPGTVMNFWVPKETLKKPKKGEKPEIISKPNKPVVVLIHGFAAEGIVTWQFQVGALSKKYSVYVPDLLFFGGSTTDKPDRSPALQAECVSTGLRKLGVDTCTVVGFSYGGMVAFKMAELYPELVRVMVVSGSILAMTCSVSEETMKRLGFESSSELLLPSTVKGLKALLSVAAHKKLYFPDRLHKDFLEVMFTNRKERAELLEALVIDTKDPNIPKFPQRIHLLWGENDQIFKQELAHNMKEQVGANATFEGIKKAGHLVHLERPCVYNRYLKRFLASLNEVGAQN, from the exons ATGGTGAACTTAGTAGCACTACAGCAGCCCTTGTTGCATGGCCTAATGAAAATGGCCGGAGTGAAACCCTACACGGTGGAGATCGAGCCCGGCACAGTGATGAACTTCTGGGTCCCGAAAGAAACCCTAAAGAAGCCGAAGAAGGGCGAGAAGCCCGAGATCATATCCAAACCCAACAAGCCGGTCGTGGTTCTGATACACGGCTTCGCCGCCGAGGGAATAGTGACGTGGCAGTTCCAGGTGGGCGCGTTGTCCAAGAAATACTCGGTCTACGTTCCCGACCTCCTGTTTTTCGGTGGGTCGACCACCGACAAGCCCGACAGGTCCCCGGCTCTCCAGGCCGAGTGCGTCTCTACGGGGCTGAGGAAGCTCGGGGTGGACACGTGTACGGTGGTGGGATTCAGTTACGGCGGCATGGTGGCGTTCAAGATGGCGGAGCTGTATCCGGAGCTGGTGCGGGTCATGGTGGTTTCTGGCTCAATATTGGCGATGACGTGTTCGGTGAGCGAGGAGACTATGAAGAGGCTAGGGTTCGAATCGTCGTCGGAGCTTTTGCTGCCGAGCACGGTGAAGGGGCTCAAGGCTCTGCTCTCGGTGGCGGCTCATAAGAAGCTTTATTTTCCCGATCGGCTCCACAAAGACTTCCTTGAG GTGATGTTCACCAACAGGAAGGAGAGAGCAGAACTCCTTGAAGCTTTAGTCATTGACACAAAGGATCCAAACATTCCCAAATTCCCTCAG AGAATACACCTCTTATGGGGTGAAAATGATCAGATATTTAAGCAGGAGCTTGCTCACAACATGAAAGA GCAAGTAGGAGCAAATGCAACATTTGAAGGCATAAAGAAGGCAGGTCACTTGGTTCACTTGGAAAGACCTTGTGTTTACAATAGGTATCTCAAGAGATTCCTTGCTTCCCTGAATGAAGTTGGAGCTCAAAATTAA